From the Chloroflexota bacterium genome, one window contains:
- a CDS encoding bifunctional nuclease family protein, translating into MVEMTVESVRVSLQTYQRVVVLKEKAAERYLPIWIGNNEADAIVLRLQNVPVPRPQTHDLLKSVILQLGAKVTRIVVNDLADDVFYARILMDLDGRHIEVDSRPSDAIALAVRVQAPIFVEESVLEKAAVTLGTERKETLHEETGQGVTEEELKRLSAFRNFINTLDLDDLGKPDSGSKGMQ; encoded by the coding sequence TCCAGACTTACCAGCGTGTGGTAGTCTTGAAGGAAAAGGCCGCTGAGCGCTATCTGCCAATCTGGATAGGAAATAACGAGGCTGATGCTATCGTCCTCCGCTTACAAAACGTACCTGTGCCTCGTCCCCAAACCCATGACCTTCTTAAATCGGTCATCCTCCAACTGGGAGCCAAGGTGACTCGCATTGTAGTGAACGATTTGGCCGACGATGTATTTTACGCTAGAATCCTGATGGATCTTGACGGGCGGCATATAGAGGTGGACTCACGCCCTAGTGATGCCATCGCCCTGGCGGTGCGGGTGCAGGCGCCAATCTTTGTGGAGGAGTCTGTCCTGGAAAAGGCCGCTGTCACTCTGGGGACGGAGCGTAAGGAAACGCTACATGAGGAGACTGGCCAGGGTGTTACTGAGGAAGAACTGAAGAGGTTATCGGCCTTTCGGAATTTTATCAACACGCTCGATCTCGACGATCTGGGCAAACCTGATTCTGGGTCAAAAGGGATGCAGTAG